Sequence from the Canis lupus baileyi chromosome 24, mCanLup2.hap1, whole genome shotgun sequence genome:
GTCTCAAGTAAGATTCTGATCCAGCAATACCACTTCCCAGCTTTGGGGTCTTGAAGAAGCCCTGCTGCCCTCTGGAGCCCTGGTCTCTCCGTCTGTGTCCCGGGGGCTACATCGCGGGGGATGCACCTCTGCCGGCCCCTCCCTCTCCCGGGACCCAGGGGTCTCAGGTCTCACCCACATCCCCAGAGGGTCTGCTCACCTGGCCCCTGCACTGTGGAGGGTTAAGGTGCCACGGTAAGGGATCCCGCACCCAGCCCCAAGCCCGCCGGGCCACCTGATACCCGGCCTTCAAATATTAATGCGACACCTCCCACTCCCAGCGGTGGCAGCTGGGACAAGCCccgacagcccgggtggctgcaGCCCTGCCTCTGTGGGTCCCCCCGGCCACGGAGCACCGGGGCTCCTGGGCTCCCCACACGGACTCCAGGAAGGACTGGGCCGTGAGGTGCGTGGTGGCCAGGCCGATGGGGTGTCAGGCGGTGCTCCTGCCCAGGGGCCACAGTGGGCGGAGGGTCCCGGTTGGGAGACGAAGGGAGGGGCTGAGGCAGTGAGTGCGGGTCAGGGGTCCTCCTGAGGGCACCCCCGAGCTGGGGTGGCCACCTAAGCTCTGTCCTCCTTACCGGGAGGTGGGACAGAACGAGGGACACTCAGAGAGGCCAAGGGGCTTGCCCCAGCAGGATGGGCCCTGCACGCCAAGGGCCAGGGCAGGAGCCCGCGGGCTTCTTGTTCAGAAACGATGGAGGGTTTCCGACGGACGCAGCGGAGCAGCACCCTGCGCTGCAGCACGGGCCCCAGGCTCCCGACGCGGGCAGGCCCAccgccctgggctccgggctcCCGGCACCGGCACAGCCGTGGCCCTACGAGCTGGGGGTGCAGGCCGGGGCAGCCACGTGTCGGAGGACATCGGAGTGACGGTGGCACGGCCAGGACCCTGCGAGTCCGCCCTCCAGGAGACGGGTTGGCTGGATTTCAGCTTTCAGCTTTAAACCAAAAAGTGACGAGCCTGGCTGGGTGTTCGCCTGGAGAATCCCTGCTCCCTAAGGAGGGACAGGCTGCGGCGGGAGGGGGCACAGTCCCGCTGCTGACAACCCCCGCGGTGTCACGGCAGCCTGACCCGACGTCTTGCGAGGCTCTCGGAGCTGAGCTGGGGAGGACGCCCAGGTCAAGGGCTCCTTCTGGCTGCGACCAGTCGGTGCCCAGAGGCGGCGGGGAGGTGGCCAAAGAAAGTCAGGTCTATGCCTTGCCCCGACATGGGGTAGTGCGAAGGGGTGAGTTTTGGGAGCCCCTGCAGTGCTGGGGGGTGATCTTGGTGATCTCTGTTTCCAAGTGGCCTTGGGGAGGGAGCGGCCTGGACGCTGAACGATGGTCCTGGGCGCAGCACCACCGCTCTGAGGTGTGGCCACAGCCACACGGCCCCTGCTTGGGGGTCCCTGCTTGGGGTTCCAGTGTCTCACCATGCTCCCCATGCCCGTCGGCCGGACCTCTGCTCTCCCGTCAGAGGGGGCCGTTCCAGGCGGTTGGTCTCAGCACAGAAGTCGGGGACAGTGAGGAAGGGGTGTGCACGTGCACGAGTGTATATTTGTGTGCGCGTGTATGGGTGTGTGCAGTGCACGCATGTGTGTTCCACACATGTGCacgtgtgttgtgtgtgtatatgagcatgtgtgcgtgtgcatgtgtgtgcacccATGTCTCATAAGGCCAGAGAGAGGTGAGCACAAGCTGGACGCCCggccctcacccagacctggagCCGCCGGGTTAAGCTGCCTCCAGAGAAAGGCTGTGAGCGAGGCCTTTACACGGGGGTCACCTGGCCGTGGTGCTGGCAGCAGTGAGTGATGGATCGCACACTCAGGGGCTGTGTGAGGGCCCTGGTCACCGGCAcggagggggtgcagagacacaggcggacaGAGGGAGGGTACCGTCCTCCCTCCTCACACTTACCCCTCTCCGAGCTCTGTTCCAAGATgcagtctctgcccccacccGGGAGACCGGACTCGAGGCCCCCCACCACCTGCCAGTAATGCTGCTGCCCGAGGCCCACCTGGGCCCCCTGCTGACCGGCTCTGTCTCCCCCCAGGTGCGGCTCCTGatgacgccgccgccgccgcccttcccccctcctccgCTGTCAGCCGCGAGGGACTCCCCAGAGGACGGAACAAGGGGCTCGGGGCTCCGGAGCCCCACCTGTGAGTACACATCTCCAGGGAAGACCGGCCTGGACCATGGGTGCCAGGAGTGGGCGCTGCCGGCCTCACGTCTGAGGTCCCTCCAGGGGGTGGGCCGGGGGAGCAGCTGACTCCAGGAGCCGGCCCGCAAGACAGGGCAGGGCCGGAGGCATCCTCCATCACGCAGCCCCAGATGCGCCCAGATTTCCTTCATTGCCTCGGTTCCTTCTTTAGAGTGAGGATCCACATTTTCCATGACGGACACTTGTAATTGCAATTAAATGGCCCCCTGCTCCGCCCTGCGGGGTCCCTCTGTGagccctgagcccccagggcctggctgTCCTGCGGGGCGCTCATCCCCTCTCTGGGCTTGGGCTTGTCCAGAGGTAAATCTCGAAGGTCAGGTCCCTGGGGCCCCCAGCAGCTGGAGCACCCGTGGGCCAGCAGACGCAAGCAAGTCACTGGCTCTTAGGGAATCGGGACCATTTTTagcaaaatgaaatggaaaaccaTGGGAAACATCAGCAGGCACCATATCCGGGAGGGTTAGAGCCTCTTCATGGCCTGGGGTGTGGTTATAGAGTCCCAgggggactgtgtgtgtgtgacacgcAGGACGTGTTTCTCCACTGCGGTGTGGCCCCGCTGTGCATGTTggcagttgggggaggggcaggaagaggagagCTCTGATCTTTTGCCGATGGGGCTGCATTAGGTCCCTAGACCCCCGGACCCTAATCCTTCCCACCACCCTCCAGGGACAGGGTgcggggtgggctggggggtAAATGCAGGCTCTCTAACTGGCCAGGCCCGGGGAGCTCCACAGGTGCCCAGGGACACCCAGCGATGAGTAAGTCTGCCCGGGGCCCCGGGCACTTTCTGGGGGACTGGCTGGGTCTTCGGCTCCAAGCCTAGGGGCCCTTCTGGAAGCCCAGTGCTGCCCCAGGTCCAGCGTTTTCTACCCCTGTCCCCTGCTTTCCTGGGGAAGCCCTGTGACTCGACTTCCCTCCCCTCAGCAGTAGTGACTCCCGGCCCCTGGCCTGGCCAGCCTGACCAGCCTCTTCCAAGGGAGCAGACGGTCCGAGCAGCATCCCCACGGGTCAGCACCAGCACCGTGGCCGTCCCCACGGTACGCCCCCACCTCCACATCCCTGTCTCCCCGCCTCCCCAGCCAACCCTCAAAGCCCCGCTGGCCTCCCGTCACAGAGTCCCGTGGGGTCCAGGCCAAGTCACCTCTGGGGCAGAGATGCAGATGTcaagggggcagggggcctggAGTCTACCCCCCTCGTCCCGAGGGGCTCCCACCCAGACCAGGATCCACTGGAGGAGGCCAGcacccctttctccttttctttctgggcATGAGGCCATTATAAATCCAACCCATCATTTCCTTGAATGGGTCCCAGGAACTCTCAGTCCCTGAGATGTTCTGTGCAAGTCTGGGAAGTGCTGCAAAGTGCTGCCTCTCTTGGAGAGTTACAGTGCACACACTAAAGGCTCTGACAAGTCCTGCAGTTCAGAATTGGCCACGAGACTTTGTCTATGTAACTGTACCCCAAACGAGTTTGCCCGTCCACATGGcaacctcctctctctctgccacgtACATAAGGGGAGGAATCTCTGGCTGCATCTCTGAGCCAGCGATCCCCCCACGCACATACCTGGATCCCACAGCCCACACGGGGAATCCTGGCCTTCAGAGGCAGACGCATACCAGGCTACGCCCTCCTCCCCGGGCCTTGCTCACCCCGTGAGCCCTCTGCACCggccggagggggggggggtcccctggGGGCTCTGAGTGACCAGCTCTAGTCTGCACAGGGCGAGGACATGGCGGCGGGGGACGCCCCAGACTGCCTGGCGGCGCTGCAGCTGCACAGGCTGCCCTCGGGCGACCTCGACGGGCTGGTGCCCACGCGGGACGAGCGCGGCAGGCCCATCCCCGAGTGGAAGCGGCAGGTGATGGTGCGGAAGTTGCAGGAGCGCCTGGGCGCAgaccccgccccccaggcccaggtggggcccgGTGGGGCCGGACGGGGCgggagagggggcggggcgggggggggggaggagagggggcgtggcctgtggggagggggcggggctgatgggagggggaggggagggaccggcgggagggggggcggggccggcgggaggggatgggggcggggcctgcggcagaagggcggggcgggaggggcggggcgcgcgggagggggcggggcgaggcccTGGGTAGAGTGGCCCCGGGCAGGAGGCTTTGTCCGGGCAGGTAGACGCGGAAGGTGGGGAGACCCAGGCAGCCCACTGCGTGCCTCTCTGcagccccagctccctcctctgGCGGACGGTGAAGCTGCACCCGATCAGGGAGCTAGGAGCCTCTTCACCTGCGCAGGTGTTACGGCCACGTGTCCTTTTGTCTAACGCTTTTCATCCCCCTCTACCTTGGGCCAGGCCCTGTTCCTGACAGCGAAGGGGACCGGCCCTGCCCTCCCGGCCCGTATATTCCAGCAGGAGAGACAGGGTGATTGGGCAGCTGCACTGGTCCTTGGGGGCGGGGCGGGTGATTCCAGGAGtcatggagagaagcagagcccCACAAAGAGGAGGGGGTGTTCCTTATGGGTGCTCAGGGGCAGCCTCTCTGGGGAGGTGACCTTGAGCAGAGGCTaggaagaaatgagagaggaCCCTGTGAGAACCTGGGGCAAGTGATTCCAATCAGAGAgaacaagtgcaaaggtcctgaggccgCCGGAGGGAGGACCAGAGAAGGCTGGTGCCTCGGAGCAGAGTGAGCGGGGTACGATGGGCAGAGGTGAGGTCAGAGAGGGACCAGGAGGGTATTACAGGACTGCTTCCCATCAGGCTGCTGGGGAGCCTTTGGGAATCTGAACAGAGAAGCTGTGATTTGACTTGAGTGGTAGCAGGTCCCCCTATAGCTGTCGTGGGACCTAGAGGGTGGGATTCCGTCTGAATGATGTGTGTTCTACAACCTTTGGTCTAGAGCGGCCCTGTCCCACCACGCATGCCAGCCACCTGTGGccatttcaattaattaaaatgaaacaaaagtcaGGCTCCCGCTCCTCAGTCCCATGAGCCACATTCCATTTCTGTAGCCGCAGGGGACTGATGGCTACGCGACATCTGTCAGCCCCGAGTGTTGGACAGTGCTGACCCGGCGAGAGGGAGTGGGGTCCCAGCCTTTGGATCCATGCAGCtctgcccagggccctgggcctgcTGGGCCACGGGATCAGAACATATCAGGGCAGAGCACTGCCCGGCACCAGGCCGACCCAGGCCTCCCTCAGGGGGCTCTGAGGTGTATCTGGGGGCTCTGAGCTCTAATCAGGGGGCTCTGAGGTGTATCTGGAGGCTCTGAGCTGTATCAGGGGGCTCTGAGCTGTATCAGGGGGCTCTGAGGTGTATTAGGGGGCCCTGATCTGTATTAGGGGGCTCTGAGCTGTATCAGGGGCTCTGAGGTGTATCAGGTGGCTCTGAGCTGTAATCAGGGGGCCCTGAGGTGTACCAGCGGGCTCTGAGGTGTAATCAGGAGGCTCTGAGTTGTAATCAGGGGGCTCTGAGGTGTAATCAGGGGGCTCCGAGGTGTATTAAGGGACTCTGAGCTGTATCCGGGGGCTCTGAGCTGTATCTGGGGCTCTGAGCTGTATCTGGGGGCTCTGAGCTATAATCAGGGGGTCTAAGCTCTATCAGGGATCTCTGAGCTGTATCAGGGGCTCTGAGCTGTAATCAGGGGGCTCTGAGCTGTATCTGGGGCTCTGAGCCGTATCAGGGGCTCTGAGCTGTAATCAGGGGATCTAAACTGTATCCAGGGGCTCTGAGCTGAATTAGGGGGTTCTGAGCTGTATCTGGGGGCTCTGAGCTGTAATCAGGGGGCTCTGAGCTGTATCTGGGGGCTCTGAGCTGTAATCAGGGGGCTCTGAGCTGTATCAGGGGCTCTGAGCTCTAATCAGGAGGCTCTGAGCTGTATCTGGGGCTCTGAGCTGTATCTGGGGGCTCTGAGCTGTAATCAGGGGGTCTAAGCTGTATCAGGGGGCTCTGAGGTGTATCCGGGGGCTCTGAGCTGTATCTGGGGGCTCTGAGCTGTAATCAGGGGGCTCCGAGCTGTAATCAGCCTGGCACAGAGCCCCCGCCCAGAGAAGCCCAGCTCAGGGatcctctgtgtctgtctgtcccccGGGCCATGACATGGagggcagggctggatcctggagccAGGGCAGCCACGAGGAGACCCCAGAGCAGAGTGGTAGAGGCTGCCCTCTTTGGGGGCTGCTCCCCAACCACAGAAGGCTCTGGAGCCTGGTGGGCGGGCCTGGGAGGGCTCTGAGGAGACAGATCCTTTGGACTGAACAGTGAGGACATGAGACTAGGGGGATGAGAGGACTGGGCCCCACAGGGCAAGTGgctgccctgagccccaggctcGGGACTGAGGCTGGCCAGTCTCCTCATTTATACTGTAAGTCCAGGCAAGGCCCAGCTGGTATTTGGGGGCTGGGTTGGGGTGCTCAGGAGCGCCTGCGGCCAGGCCACCCTCGGGGGCCCTCTCCCTGCGGCGATGCTATGTGGGCCCCAGCCCCTCTGACCTGACGTCTCTGTGCCCAGGGTGACAGCAGGAGCGTGGGCCCCGCGGAGCAGGCGGCCTGGCGGTACTCGCAGACCCACCAGGCCATCCTGGGCCCCTTCGGGGAGCTGCTCACCGAGGACGACCTGGTGTACCTGGAGAAGCAGATCGCCGACCTCCAGCTGCGGCGCCGCTGCCAGGAGTATGAGAGCGAGCTGGGCCGGTTGGTGGCCGAGCTGCAGGCCCTGCTGCCCGCTCCCCTGGTCAGCATCACGGTCAACAGCCACTTCCTGCCCCGGGGGCCGGGACCAGAGGGTGAGGAGGCCCCCGCCCCGGTGCCCGAGCCCAGGGGCCCCCCGGGGGCCTCGGAGGCCCAGCCCGGCGAGCAGCCCCTGCCCTTCTGGTGCGGCCACATCGCCCGGCTGGTGCGCAGCATGTCTCTGCTGCTGAAGGGCATGAACGGGCTGCTGCAGAGCGAGGAGAAGCCGGCGGGCCGGGCCCCCCAGGAGGCGCGCACGGAGGCCCCCGCCAGCGCCCCCCGGAGCGCAGCACAGCGCGAGATCCAGGAGTGCGGGGTGTCCGTGCGGACACTGCGCGGCCACTTCGAGGCGGCTCCCGGCCCGCCCTGCGCCCCAAACCCAGGCCCCTGTGAGGCAGGAACCCCGCCTGGCCAGTGCCCGAGAGGCTGCTGGCCCTCAGCCCCGGCCCCCAGCGGCAGCGGCGGCCCAACGGGAGCGGCACCCGGGCCGGGCGACGCCGAGGAGGCCAGCGACTCGGGCATCAGCTGCGAGGAGGCCCCGTCCGAGGCGGGGGCCGTGCCCAGCCCCGACCTGGCCAACCTGCGCAAGGAGCGCATCGTCATGCTCTTCCTCAGCCACTGGAAGAAGTCGGCCTACACGCCGGCCCTCAGGACGGCGGCCTGCAGGACCCTGGACGCCCGCCGGGCCAGGCCGCAGGCGCAGGAGGCtgccgggggccccgggggcccctccccgccgcccggcGAGGGCCCCCGGCTCGGCCACCTGTGGCAGCAGCGGAGCATCATCGCGCACCTGCTGGGCAACTGGAAGGCCATCATGGCCCACGTGCCGGCCCGGCAGCTGCGGCGGCTGAGCCGGCGGCCCCGCGGGCCCCTGTCGCCCGAGCAGTTCCTGCCGCACGTGGACGGGGCGCCCGTGCCCTACGGCAGCCTCACGCTGGACCTCTTCATGCTCGGCTACTTCCAGCTCCTGGAGTGCGACCTGCCGGCCGAGGAGCGCAAGATGCGCCACCTGCTCTGCTTCGAGGTCTTCGAGCACCTGGACGCCCACGGCTGGGAGTCCGTGCGAGCCTTCCACAAGGCCGTGACCGACGAGGTGGCCGCCGGCCGCCGCGCCTGGACCGACGGCTTCGAAGACATCAAAGCCCGCTTCTTTGGCTCCAGCCGCGGTCCCGCCTGGGACCCCGAGCCCGGCCGCAAGTCGGGCCTGACGCCCCTGGGGCCCCTGCCTCCCGCCGCCGCCAGCGGCAGCCCCGAGCCCCCCGCGCAGAGGCCCGGGTCCGGCGGCCAGAGGCGCAGCTTCAACAGCGAGGACATCTGCGGCTACATCGACCGGAGCTTCGCCttctggaaggagaaggaagcCGAGATGTTCAGCTTTGGAGAGTGAGACAGCCGGGCGGCTGCCTCGGGGAAGGCGACGGGGTGGTTTGGgttttctctgctcttttcccCTCTGTCACCCACCTGGTGGCCAGGTGAGCCCCGTGTGCTAACGCCCGCCTCCGGCTCCGCCCCGATGGGCCCCTCTGCCACTGGGCGACTGGGAGTCAGAATCCTCACCGAGAACCCAGgaggccccgcccgccccccaggGGGCCCTGGAGTTAGAGGACCCgcctcccagccccggggccccgccTTGTCCTCGGCACCGGGGTGCTAGCCCGCTTCCTGGGGGCCTCCCTCCAGCGCCCGGGCTCCTGCTCTCCCACCCCGCGGTTCCTCCAGCGCTGGTGCCCCCCGCCCACAACCAGAGCCTGcgtctgcctcccccacccccgtgaCCTTGGGCCACGTCCCTTCACCTCCCCAGGCCTCTGTCCCCGTCTGTCCCCATCTGTGACGTGGGAGAGCTGGCGGTTGGCGAGATCGAGATTCGATGGGCAGCGGCCTTCCTGCCAGGCCCTCCCAGTCTCTGGGCCGCAGCGAGGCCCACACTGGGGCACCTGCAGTCAGTGCAGCCACTTGCTGTCACCTGCTGTCAGCTCTGCTGCTGCGCCCTGCTCCCACTCCAGAGCATCTGGCCCTGAAAGGAAGGCTCCGTGCGGGCCTCCTGTCCTGTACCCCAGGGCCCACCTGCAGGCTCAGGGGACGGGGCGTAGGAGCTCTCCCCAGAGAGGCAGGGGCTGAAGGGGAGAAACATAGGTGAGCTGTGCAGTGGCCCCGTCAGGCGGGGTATGGGGAGGAGCTTCCAGCATCTTCCCCCGGGAACCCCTCGCCACAGCCGTGGTCCCTTGGGACAGGGGTGCCCTGCAGTGCCCTCCCTGCCCACAGCAGAGCTTGGAGGGTGGCACGCAACTTGTCAGATGGAGCACAGAGCCCTCCCAGCCAGCTGCGAAGGTGGGGCTGTGGGGTCGGGGCTGCCCAGGCCGGGAAGGGAGGCGGCTCAGGCCGGGCGCTGTGCCCTCCGTAGGGCGGTTGGCTACTCAAGACCCCTGGTCCCAGCCAGACTTCACGATCGTGCTTGCTGGGCGTGGTGGGTGCCCGGTCCCCAGTCCTGGCCACGTCCTTGGCCTCGCAGAGCCGCCACATCCTCATCTGCGGAAGGGGTGTAGCACTGCCCTACCCCCTCCCAGGGCCACAGACCGGGTGTGCGAGGCCCCCCGGGAGGGGCTCCGACCCGAGAGGGAGCAGGTTCTAACGAGCGGGGTGCCACCTCCAGGCTCTTGGACCCCAAATGTGACTGACGGAGCCAGATGAGAGCCGGGCTGCCCAACACTGTCACTGCCTGGACCCAGCCGGTGTCACAAGGTGCCAGACACCCCGAGGTCTCCTTCGTTCCTCGTGTGCCACCTGCAGGACCATGTTGTTCCCAGGGCCTGGCAacaggggggccggggggggcagCGGACTCAGGTCAGAGGTGGTGCGGGCCCAGGGTGCTCAGGAGAGCCCGGCATGGGGCCAGTGCAGCTGACTTGGGGTGTCCCTGCCCACTCCCTGTGGCCTTGGCCACATCtctccagggcctgggggcctggatcTCCCAGCGGCGGGGTGAGAGCAAGGCCAGCAGGGGCCGCCCCCCACCATCCTGGGTCCCAGGGAGACCTGGGGTCAGGGTGTGCTGCCAGGAGAGGGGTGAGGTGGTGGCTCAGACCCAGATATGAGGcctgggaggggggagagggcgCCTCTGCTGGGCACCCTGGGGTgactccccaggtgcccctctgcagACTCTGCTTCCCAGGGGTCTTACAAAAACATGGTGTCTGGGCAGCAGCCCCAGGAATTCCGAGTCCCTCAGCCGGGGCCTCTGTCCCCAtctgggtgggggtgctgggaaaGCTGGGGTGTTTCTCTAAGACGTTCCAGGTCCTGGCAACCCCCAGCCCACTAGCAGCTCACCTGTGGGCAGCAGGTGTTCCTGCAGGAAGGAGTCAGAGGCTGACCCCAGCAAGGCCACACTCTCAGCTCCGGGGCCTGTTTGGTGCCTGCAGGCCTGTTGTCCCATTGGCACAAGCCCCACAGCCCGTTCAGAGGCGCCCAGAGCCGCAGACTTCGGTGAGGGGACCGGGCACGGGGAGGTGAACTTGTTCACGGGGCAAACGCAGGAGCCTCCCCCAGCAAGCTGGCAAAGCACCGGGGAGGGACCGCATCTCTGTCCCTGGCCCGTACATGTGTGCGGGACACATGCAGACAAAACGAAAGGGGTATCAAAGGTGCTGAAGGAACGTCACCGTTTTCCTCATGACTCAAATAAACGTGGCTAAGGACGCGGCTCTTCGATTCCCACTGCACAGGTCGAGTGCAGACTcagtctcttcctcctcttttttaaaatgactccGAAGTTCACTTGCAAGGAACAGTGAACAAAGACAGCGTCCGAGGCCCCAGGGCCCCCGTCCTGAGAGCACACCTGTGTGCACCTCCTGCCCCATACGGCGGCGTTCGACAGAAGTAGGCAATGAAGACTCCCATCCTCCTCGCTCGCTAACCGCTGGGGAAAGCCCAGGGCCGAGCCGGGAGCGGCCCCGCGAGGGAGGCCCATGCGGGGAGGAAGTGAGCCTCCCGCCCCAGTCCAGCCTTCGGATGACGACTGCTCCCGCCGACCCCGTGGCGCCCACTAAGGACAGATCCCGAGGCAGAACCACCTGCGAAAGTGCTCCCAGAGTCAGGAAACTGCCCGAGATCACAAGTGTTTGTTGTTTGAAGACGCTAGACTTGGGGCTCACTCGTTACGCAGCGACAGATAACTAATACAGCACACGGGAAGCTTGAAGTAGAAGAGCCACGGAGAGGCATTTCAGGAAGGGAGACGTCAGAATTGTAGAGCAGAAGCCCAGCAAGCACGGTGGTTCCGACCCCCAAAATACGTGTTGCTCCGACCGACACACCAGAACCCAGAAAGCTGAGATGCTTCACACAGAAACCACTGCCCTCAGAGAGGTGCCACCGCGAATCCGTGGTGGAAAGAAGGAATTTCAGTAACATTCCCGATAGTGCTGGCAAACTAtttggcaggggggtggggtatATGACCTCATGGCAGCCCCTGCCCAAAATAAGTCCCAGATGGAATAAGAGATATTGTAAGCAGACGACGACGAGGGGGTGGGCAGCCCGACGGTGCCAGGACGGGTGCAGGGGACCGTGTTCCATCCTGCTGGGGGAGCTACCCCCGTCCTCTGTGCTAGGCCACCCTGTGGTAGGTGCATCGAGCTGTAAGGACGAGcgctcacttggacttggtgacttCACCCTCTGAATCTGTGCCGGGGAAAGAATCACAGAGGCGGCCCCAGATTATTTATCATAGTCCCAAATGACACAACCCGAATGTCCATTAATAGAAGTGACGGGATGTCCCTTCGAATTCTTAAGGTGTGATACATCCCCAGTATGATGAAATTTAAGATCGTATTCTCAACGACCGGTCGCGTCAGAAACGCTGGAGATGTACCATAGAACCATAAAATAAGACGCGCCCGCACACCCGCAGCCGCCCTCGCGTGGACACGGGTGAGACTGTTAACGGTGATTGTCTTTCCCTGGTCGAAGTGTTCGGCttcatcttttcctgtgttttccaAACGCTCCACAGTGAACatgttatttttatcatcataaaaagaaacaaacagcgtatttttatttatttatttttaagattttatttatttattcatgagagagagagagagagaggggcagaggcacaggcagagggaggagcaggctccacgcagggagcccgatgcgggactcaatcccaggaccccagatcacacgctgagccaaaggcagatgctctaccgctgagccacccaggcgtccctaagcagcgtatttttaaaaactgcaccACTCGTTAGCTATCTGTGGATAAAGATGTGTTTTGAGCGCCTGGTTTTGAGTTTCCCAAACTGACGAGTCATGGGAGGCGCTAGGCCTCTCCCGCGTCCCTGTCAGCAGAGTACCCTGTCCTCTCGCCTCCCGCCTGCACTGGGTACACATTAGCGCTTCGTGTTCTGGCTACAAGCACAGGGGCGGGGCGGGAAGgacgactctggtccccccaggGCCTCCCCACCGTGGTCCTGGCCGAGTGGGAGCTGGAGACCTCCATGAACCCCCTTCCCCCCGCCCACGTGAGGCTGATGCTGGAGGCTGGGAGATCCTGGGACTATCTGAAATGGGGGTGGCGGTGCTGGGCCGGGACTGGGCCGGGCTGAACTGGGCTGAGCTAGGATGAACTGGGATGAACTGGGCTGAGCTAAGATGAACGGGGATGAACTGAGATGAACTGGGCTGAGTTGGGCTGGGCTGGACTAGGCTGGGCTGAACTGGACTTAACTAGACTGAACTGGGCTGAGCTAGGATGAACTGGGCTGAACTGGGCTGAGCTAGGGTGAACTGGGCAGGCTGGGAAGGGTTGGGGTGGCTGTGACTCAGCGGGACAGGCCGGGGAGGGCGCACGGACTCCGGAAGCATGAGCGAGCAGAAACGGAAGCACCTTGCCAACTGGTGATCGATTAGTCGGCCGCGGCGGTGATCCGTGTAAGACCGAGCTGTGACC
This genomic interval carries:
- the ESPNL gene encoding espin-like protein isoform X1, yielding MEGQRALTAARAGDLATLKQLLDAGALGPGIVDSLGAGLVHHATRAGHLACVKFLVRQARLPGNQRAHNGATPAHDAAATGGLAELCWLVRDGGCGLQDQDDSGVSPLHLAARFGHPLLVQWLLREGHAAALETLEGALPLHHAAVSGDLTCLKLLAAAHGSGVNRQTCNGASPLYLACQEGHLHLAQFLVKDCSADVHLRALDGVSVLHAAAARGHYSLVVWLVTFTDIGLTARDDEGATALHFAARGGHTPILDRLLLMGAPVVTDSWGGTPLHDAAENGHVECCQTLVSHHVDPSLRDEDGYTAADLAEYHGHQDCAQFLREVVQPVRLLMTPPPPPFPPPPLSAARDSPEDGTRGSGLRSPTSVVTPGPWPGQPDQPLPREQTVRAASPRVSTSTVAVPTGEDMAAGDAPDCLAALQLHRLPSGDLDGLVPTRDERGRPIPEWKRQVMVRKLQERLGADPAPQAQGDSRSVGPAEQAAWRYSQTHQAILGPFGELLTEDDLVYLEKQIADLQLRRRCQEYESELGRLVAELQALLPAPLVSITVNSHFLPRGPGPEGEEAPAPVPEPRGPPGASEAQPGEQPLPFWCGHIARLVRSMSLLLKGMNGLLQSEEKPAGRAPQEARTEAPASAPRSAAQREIQECGVSVRTLRGHFEAAPGPPCAPNPGPCEAGTPPGQCPRGCWPSAPAPSGSGGPTGAAPGPGDAEEASDSGISCEEAPSEAGAVPSPDLANLRKERIVMLFLSHWKKSAYTPALRTAACRTLDARRARPQAQEAAGGPGGPSPPPGEGPRLGHLWQQRSIIAHLLGNWKAIMAHVPARQLRRLSRRPRGPLSPEQFLPHVDGAPVPYGSLTLDLFMLGYFQLLECDLPAEERKMRHLLCFEVFEHLDAHGWESVRAFHKAVTDEVAAGRRAWTDGFEDIKARFFGSSRGPAWDPEPGRKSGLTPLGPLPPAAASGSPEPPAQRPGSGGQRRSFNSEDICGYIDRSFAFWKEKEAEMFSFGE
- the ESPNL gene encoding espin-like protein isoform X2 encodes the protein MEGQRALTAARAGDLATLKQLLDAGALGPGIVDSLGAGLVHHATRAGHLACVKFLVRQARLPGNQRAHNGATPAHDAAATGGLAELCWLVRDGGCGLQDQDDSGVSPLHLAARFGHPLLVQWLLREGHAAALETLEGALPLHHAAVSGDLTCLKLLAAAHGSGVNRQTCNGASPLYLACQEGHLHLAQFLVKDCSADVHLRALDGVSVLHAAAARGHYSLVVWLVTFTDIGLTARDDEGATALHFAARGGHTPILDRLLLMGAPVVTDSWGGTPLHDAAENGHVECCQTLVSHHVDPSLRDEDGYTAADLAEYHGHQDCAQFLREVVQPVRLLMTPPPPPFPPPPLSAARDSPEDGTRGSGLRSPTLVTPGPWPGQPDQPLPREQTVRAASPRVSTSTVAVPTGEDMAAGDAPDCLAALQLHRLPSGDLDGLVPTRDERGRPIPEWKRQVMVRKLQERLGADPAPQAQGDSRSVGPAEQAAWRYSQTHQAILGPFGELLTEDDLVYLEKQIADLQLRRRCQEYESELGRLVAELQALLPAPLVSITVNSHFLPRGPGPEGEEAPAPVPEPRGPPGASEAQPGEQPLPFWCGHIARLVRSMSLLLKGMNGLLQSEEKPAGRAPQEARTEAPASAPRSAAQREIQECGVSVRTLRGHFEAAPGPPCAPNPGPCEAGTPPGQCPRGCWPSAPAPSGSGGPTGAAPGPGDAEEASDSGISCEEAPSEAGAVPSPDLANLRKERIVMLFLSHWKKSAYTPALRTAACRTLDARRARPQAQEAAGGPGGPSPPPGEGPRLGHLWQQRSIIAHLLGNWKAIMAHVPARQLRRLSRRPRGPLSPEQFLPHVDGAPVPYGSLTLDLFMLGYFQLLECDLPAEERKMRHLLCFEVFEHLDAHGWESVRAFHKAVTDEVAAGRRAWTDGFEDIKARFFGSSRGPAWDPEPGRKSGLTPLGPLPPAAASGSPEPPAQRPGSGGQRRSFNSEDICGYIDRSFAFWKEKEAEMFSFGE